Genomic window (Candidatus Methylomirabilis sp.):
CCGGATCGAGGTTCCCGGACCGGAAGGCCCGGCACATGGAAACGTTCCCGTGGCGGCAGTAGTGGCACGTCCCGCAGGGAACGTGGTGCGCCACCACCACCCGGCTTCCGAGAGCAAATCCCCGAACGCCTTCCCCCACCGCCGCCACGGTCCCCACCACCTCGTGCCCGAGGACCGCGGGGGGCGGCACCGTCCCGTGGACGATCTTATGGATGTCGGAGCCGCAGAGGCCGCAGCTCCGGAGGGCCACCAGCAGCTCCCCCGGCCCGATGGCCGGGACCGGCAGGGTCCGGGCCTCCACGCGCCCGTCCCCGACGTAGACGGCTGCCGGCATCGTCCGGGGTATCTCCACGCTTCTCTCCCGCCTGTTCCGACTACCCCCGCCGCTCGACGATGAAGCGGGCGATGCCGCGCAGGGGATCCGCCCGCCGGTCCAAGGGCTCGAGCGCCCGGAGCGCCTCGGCCACCAGGCCGGCCGCCCGGGCCTTCGCGTCCTCCAGCCCGTGGACGGCCGGGTAGGTCGCCTTCCCCCTGGCGGCGTCGCTCCCTACCGCCTTCCCCGTGGCCGTCGCCTCCCCCTCCACGTTCAGGATATCGTCCGCGATCTGGAACGCGAGGCCGACCGCCTCCCCGTAGGCCGTGATGGCCTCGAGCTGTCCCGGCGTAGCGCCGGCGAGCAGCGCCCCGGCCCGGAGCGCCGCGCGGATGAGGGCCCCGGTCTTGTGCCGATGGAGGGACTCGAGGTGCGCCGCGTCCACCTTCTGCCCCTCGGAGGCGATGTCCAGGGTCTGCCCCCCCACCATCCCCCGCGACCCGGCGGCGGACGCGACCTCCTGGATCACCGTGAGGAGCCGCCTCGGGTCGTGGCGACTCGCGCACTCCGGACCGGTCAGGAGGCCGAAGGCCTCGGTCAGGAGGGCGTCCCCCGCCAGGATGGCAACCGCTTCCCCGAACACCCGATGGCTCGTGGGCCGGCCCCGGCGGAAGTCGTCGTCGTCCATGGCCGGGAGATCATCGTGGATCAGGGAGTACGTGTGGATGAGCTCCAGGGCGGCCGCCACGGGGAGGAGCGGCTCGGCGGCGGCGCCGACCGCCTCCGCCGCGGCCAGGACCAGGACCGGACGCAGCCGCTTCCCCCCGCCGAAGACGCTGTAGCGCATCGCCCGGTGGATGAGGGCCGGCTCCGCCGTCTCCGGGGGCAGGTACCGGTGGAGCGCCTCCTCCACCAGGCGCCGGCGCTCCTCCAGGTACTCGGCCGTCTCCATCTCAGCGCCCCACGTAGCCGTGGGCGGTGAAGTATCCCACGGCCTCCCGGAGCGCCTCCTCCACCGGCGTCTGTGGCAGGCCCAGCTCCCGGACCGCCTTCCCGGCGTCGAAGAACATGATCTTGCGCGCCATCCGCACACCCGTCAACGGGATCCGGGGCGGCTTCCCGGTCAAGCGGGAGAGCCCCTCCGCGGCAACCGCGGCGGCGTACGCGACGGCGTAGGGGACCCGAAGGCGCGGGGCGGGGATTCCGGTGAGGCGCGCGAGGAGGGCAAAGACCTCCTGGAGCATCAGGTTCGCATGCCCCAGGATGTACCGCTCCCCCGCCTTTCCCCGCTCCGCGGCCAACAGGTGCCCGGCTGCGACGTCGGAGGCCGCCACCAGGTTGAGCCCGGTACGCAGGACCCCGCGCATTTGCCCCCGCAGGAAGTCCACGAGCATCTGGCCCGTGGGGGTGGGCTTCACGTCGAAGGCGCCGACGGGGGCTGACGGGTTCACGATGACGACCGGGAGGCCGGCGCGGTGAAGGCGCAGCGCCTCCTGCTCCGCCAGGAACTTGGAGCGCTTGTAGTGCCCCACCATGTCGGCCAGCGTGACGGGGGTGGTCGCCGGCCCGGGCCGTCCATCCCCGGGGTTCCCCAGGGCCCCCACGGTGCTGGTGTACACGATCCGCTTCACCCCCGCTTCCCCCGCGGCCGCGAGGACCGTCCGGGTTCCCCCCACGTTCGTCCGGTACATGGGGGCGGGGTCCGGGACCCAGAGCTGATAGGCCGCGGCCGCGTGGAACACGGTGTCGCAGCCCTGGACCGCCCGGGCCGTCGCGGCGGGATCCGTGATGTCTCCCTCCAGCACCTCCACGCGCAGGCCCGTCAGGTTCCGGCGGTCGCTCCCGGGCCGGACGAGGCAGCGGACGCTCTCCCCCTCCCGAAGGAGCGCCCGGACCAGGTGGGCTCCCAGAAAGCCGGTCCCGCCCGTCACCAGCGCCGTCACGCCACCCCCCTACGGACGTCCCGCGGAAATCCGGCCCACACCCGCCTCCAGGCCCGCCAGGCCGGCCTTCTCATTGTACAGCGCCCGGAGGTGATCGCTCTGGGCCTTCGCATAGGCGCCGAGCGCATCCGCGACGTCCTTGGCCTCCCCGACCCCCAGGTCGAAGTTGGCCACCGCCGCCACGAGCCAGCGGCGTGCCGCGCGCGCGGCGGCTTCGGTCGCCGGGATGGCAGCCCGAGCCTCCGTCAGCTCCCGGTGGAGCCGGCGGATCTCCAGCGGAATCCCGTCATCCGCCGTCTCCTTCAAGGCCTCCAGCCGGTCCCGCTCGGCCCGCGCCTCCCGGACCCGGCCCGCCGTCACGCCGAAGTCGAAGGACCACCGGAGCCCCGCCACCACCCCCAGCTCGGTATGCTCGAACTCGTCCCGGATGAAGGGGTTGTTCACCCGATCCCGGTTGGTGGTCCCGGCAAACGAGCCGATCACCGCCATGAAGAGCTGGGGGTAGAAGGTGGCCCGCTCCGCCTCGAGCTGGTGCTCCCGGGCGGCGAGGCCGGCCGCCAGGCGCTTGAGCTCGGGCCGGGCCTCCCGGGCCGCGTCCAGGTAGTGCTCGAGGGGAGGTGGGGGGTTCGGCTCGGGCAGGAGGCGCTCCTCGGCCGGCTCGGCCCGCTGACCGGGAGGCAGCCCGGCGAGGACGGCCAGGGCGTCCGCCGCCACCGCCTCGTGCCGCGTGAGCTCCAGGAGGGCGCGGGCGAGCTCCGCCTCGAAAGTCTGGAGCTTGAAGAGATCGATTTGATCCACCCCGGCCCTCCGGGCCCGGAGCTGCTGCTCGACCTTCTCCCGGGCGCCCCGGAGCTGCGCCTGGAGTCCCTCGAGAAGCAGCTTCAGGTCGCGCGCCAGGAGGAGGCCGTAGTAGGTCGTCTTCACCCGGAGCGCGCTCGCCGCCTCCCGCTCCCGGACCTCCGCCTCGGTGGCCGCCACCCCTTCCCGCGCCGCCGCGCGGAGCGCGGTGAGGCGCCCGAAGGTATAGAGCGGCTGGGTGATGGTGAAGTCGGCCCGGCCGAAGATGCCGGTGATGTCCGGACTGCTGGTGCTGTCGGGGGAGGAGACCTGATTCCCCCGGGCCCGGGGGGAGGGACCGGTGATCGCCGTGAATTCGAGCTGCGGATACCGGCCGGCATCCGCCTGGGCCACCCGGCTCCGGGCCGCCTCCAGGCCAAAGGTGGCCCCCCGGACCTCGCCGCTCCGCGCGACCGCCCGCCGGACCGCGTCCTCCAGGGTGAGCCGGACCGGCTCCTCACCTGCTGCGGGGTGCGCCGCGGGGACGCCCAGCAGGAGGAGGCAGAGGCCGGCGGCGGGGAGGACCCCCCGCAGATCGAGCCCTCGCATCGGTGCCATCGGTTCCCTCCCGGCACCTGGCGGAGGGGGAGGCGGCGGATCCCGCGGCCGGGGCGCCGCCTACTGCGGGGGTCCGCTGCCGGCGCTCACCTCCTCCCGCTTGGTGCGCAGCCGCTTGACCAGGGTCTCGTAGGATGACGCCGCAATGATCTTGTGGAACTGCACCCGGTAGTTCTCCACGATGCTGACGCCGTCGATGACCACGTCCCGCAGCTCCCAGGCCTCCCCCGCCCGCTCCAGGCGGTAGGCGACGGGGAGGCGGTCCCCCCGCCGATTGACCACCCCGGTCTGCACGGTGGCCGTCCCGTCCTGGACCTCCTCCGCCCCG
Coding sequences:
- a CDS encoding farnesyl diphosphate synthase, giving the protein METAEYLEERRRLVEEALHRYLPPETAEPALIHRAMRYSVFGGGKRLRPVLVLAAAEAVGAAAEPLLPVAAALELIHTYSLIHDDLPAMDDDDFRRGRPTSHRVFGEAVAILAGDALLTEAFGLLTGPECASRHDPRRLLTVIQEVASAAGSRGMVGGQTLDIASEGQKVDAAHLESLHRHKTGALIRAALRAGALLAGATPGQLEAITAYGEAVGLAFQIADDILNVEGEATATGKAVGSDAARGKATYPAVHGLEDAKARAAGLVAEALRALEPLDRRADPLRGIARFIVERRG
- the hpnA gene encoding hopanoid-associated sugar epimerase — its product is MTALVTGGTGFLGAHLVRALLREGESVRCLVRPGSDRRNLTGLRVEVLEGDITDPAATARAVQGCDTVFHAAAAYQLWVPDPAPMYRTNVGGTRTVLAAAGEAGVKRIVYTSTVGALGNPGDGRPGPATTPVTLADMVGHYKRSKFLAEQEALRLHRAGLPVVIVNPSAPVGAFDVKPTPTGQMLVDFLRGQMRGVLRTGLNLVAASDVAAGHLLAAERGKAGERYILGHANLMLQEVFALLARLTGIPAPRLRVPYAVAYAAAVAAEGLSRLTGKPPRIPLTGVRMARKIMFFDAGKAVRELGLPQTPVEEALREAVGYFTAHGYVGR
- a CDS encoding TolC family protein; the encoded protein is MAPMRGLDLRGVLPAAGLCLLLLGVPAAHPAAGEEPVRLTLEDAVRRAVARSGEVRGATFGLEAARSRVAQADAGRYPQLEFTAITGPSPRARGNQVSSPDSTSSPDITGIFGRADFTITQPLYTFGRLTALRAAAREGVAATEAEVREREAASALRVKTTYYGLLLARDLKLLLEGLQAQLRGAREKVEQQLRARRAGVDQIDLFKLQTFEAELARALLELTRHEAVAADALAVLAGLPPGQRAEPAEERLLPEPNPPPPLEHYLDAAREARPELKRLAAGLAAREHQLEAERATFYPQLFMAVIGSFAGTTNRDRVNNPFIRDEFEHTELGVVAGLRWSFDFGVTAGRVREARAERDRLEALKETADDGIPLEIRRLHRELTEARAAIPATEAAARAARRWLVAAVANFDLGVGEAKDVADALGAYAKAQSDHLRALYNEKAGLAGLEAGVGRISAGRP